From Oryzias latipes chromosome 18, ASM223467v1:
TTTTAAGTTTTGCATCTTGTGCAGCAAAGATTATACTTAATAATGAATTATATGCACATATAGATGCAGTTATTACATGTTTCCTTGTGAGgacaagacctggatgacaattaattacctcctcttgaagccagaaaaaactgaggtcattatacatggtcctaaaaacctcagagatgctctgtctgctcagatagtctccctggatggcataagtatagcctccaattccacagttagaaaccttggggttttgtttgaccaagatttatcatttaaggctcacatttctcaggcgtgtagaactgccttttttcacctgcggaatattgctaagatcagaaatatactttctaagagtgatgctgaaaaactcatccatgcatttgttacgtcgaggctggattactgtaactccttgttagcagcgtgtcctaagagttccttaagaagtctccagcttgttcagaacgcagcagctagattgttagctggaactagcagaagagatcacatcactcctgtgttggtttcgctccattggctcccagttgattctagaattaagttcaagatcctcctgttaacctataaggccttacatggactggccccgtcctatattgactggccccgtcctatattaaggacctcatagtcccttaccacccaaacagaacacttcgctcgcaaaatgcaggactgcttgtggttcctagaattagtaaaagtacggttggaggtagagcatttagccaccaagcccatgtcttatggaataagctcccagctcatgttagagaggccgattcagtttctacattcaaagttagactgaaaacattcctctttggacaggcttatggtcagactagttagtattcagagattatttaacttaatgttaatttgtttaaattaaacttaatagtaactatttgttttaaaaggctgctagaagttgaagctggggtaactatggtgctccggggttctgtcctcttttctcttctacttctacccttcctctcttctccattcttgatcatggttcatcatttagttctccatgcctctgtttggtgcagtgcgattcatgtattgtccctcttttcctctcccctcctggggagtgggagtgcttccagactccagttggctcatccgtgctccagttacTGACCGTCTACCTCGTCTTTGTTCCTGCTCcttcacctggctgtggatcctgcctctggctcgtctctgctctgtacctgaccgagtacctcgtctctgctcctgctcctacacctggctgtggttcctgtctccggctcgactcgcgcctttgactgtcccccaaaccacagctggatgaagcgcgtctgctggactttatatatgtagttgtagatttagataagttaattcttctctaagagttctggtaaatcgcttgtccgtcctgggggaggatccctccttcatgtgggcacccctccctgaggtttcttcgtttttttggggagtttttccttaccgcaaagggggtctaagggcagagatgccagtatagcttagtcagtttgttagttcattttagtattttcctattgaactctttgtattcgtgatccttttgagttcatgttttacttcgaagcccatcgagacgactgttgtgattttgggctatacaaataaaattgaattgaattgagatCTTAGGAGATATTTGAATAAACGACAACGGGTGACAAAGGTGTCTGCATAAGTTAGACATATTAATTGGTTTACTTCCAGTTTCAAATTAAGCAGACCCTGTCGGTCAAAATCTATATGAACCCCTTGGTACATAATGCACCTTTATGAGCGATCTGCTGCAAGCTCAAGACAGCAGCTCCTCCTGATTGGTACTCAGTTGCTGTGTTGATCAACATGGCCACAGCAGTGCCTGCTAAAAGGCGAGTGTCCCTGTTGCagcactgaaacacacacacacaaaaacaataacaagCTATAAAACCTACCCAAATCCTTCAATTGTTGAGATTTATAACAACTGATTAACTGAAAAAACCTGTCCGAGGATTATGTTCATGAGAGCCTGCAGGATTTTCTGCACTGGTTGACTGTTGTGGTTCTCCTTCCACACCAGAGGAGCAACTTCACTGGACAGCAGCTGGAATATTTGCAAGCACACCTGCAGCAGTCACAGTACTCAGGTCAGTGATCCACATCCCTGAAAACACATTCTTCGTTCCTTCTTTTTGTGCAAATACCTTCACTGAAAGGTAACACAGTGGTCCATCGTTCAGAGATTCATTTTGCATCAGAACAGGGAATAACTCAGACACTTTATTCAGCATGGAGACGCAGAATGTTCGCCACACCTCATGGCCAACAGCGCTGTCTTCCAGGAACATACAGGCTACAAAGGTATTAAATAGACATAAACACAAAGGGACAGACAAAAATCAGCACATTACTTTAAGCCAACACCAACCTGTCTGCAAGTCTCCTTGAGATGGAAcctaaaaaagtccaaaacaaaacatctatAAGATCTTCCAAATAACagcataaaaagagaaaataaagttataCCTGATCACTCTGGAATAGAGAGTGAAAACGATGAagggtttctgtggcaaccagTTGATGATCCACCTTTCCTAGATACTGCAGCATCTGttgaaaaaatatacatttttttctcctcaattTTGTCTCAAAAATTAGCCGTCCAGAGCGGGACAAACCTGGTCCACTTTCCGACAGGCTGTGGAGATGTTGACCATCTGGACCTGCAGGGATATGAGGAGCCTGACCAAGAGCTGGAGATGCTCGCTCTGCAAACCACGAAGCTGCTCCTCCGATATTTGTTTGAGAATCTGAATAGCCTCGTCCAGACAACGCTCCTTGCATCTTTTCACGCTGGTCCTATTGATAAAATCAGGGGTCTTCAGTCACATATTCAGGAGTAAGTTCACTTCAGGAAAACCCGCTTGAGATTCAGCAGGACACCAACCTCGTGGATTCAGAAAGTTTATCCAAAAATGACGTAAAAGGTTTGCTGACATTTCCCGGAGGTTGATCCTCACTGATTAGACACGCTTGTAGATTTGTAATCAGGATATCCACCGACATTTCTGATTTGACTTCGCAGTTATGCCAATGTTGATAGTCTGCCGACTAGCGCACGTTGGTTTGGTTCTTCTTCTACCCGTAGTCTCACTGTTGAAACAGAGTGATGCTGCCACCTAGAGGAtatgattagattttttttcacaaatcaaatttaaaagcttaaaataaatctgtttctcAAAGTCTATTTTTTCTCTTAATTAAGACACATTCAAGAAGCCAACATTGTTTTGGGGACTTCCTTTTAACGTTTGTCAAATCTGTGAGACTAACCATTTTACGCCGCGTGTTGGCGCTGTAACaaattaaagattttatttgacCTCGTTTTCTTTCACAGAGGAAAACGTTCTTCGTCGTGGTTTGTCCAAACCTGCGTTGCTAAGAGATAAACAGTTTACCAATAATGCCGACTTTCTTTCTTAGTAGCTTAGCAAATGGCTAACGTGGTTAATGTTCTCTTTTCTCTATCGTTTTTACGTCTGCTCGGTTTCGTGTTGTTGGTCGTGAGTGTGATGCATACTCAAAACGCTTCTtctgttggtaaaaaaaaacaactatttatttctttacacCCAAAACGTGTTTTACTGCTCAAACATTCGTAATGGTGGCGATACTGATGAGTTTACGGTTTTTTCTATTTCgtttgtacacatttttgatgttttacatTAATTGTACGTAGATAAGGTGTAATGAATGAAGAATGCGCTGTCCAACAGTTTTCCAGCCGTCCTTTCTCACCGCTACCGGACCCAGCGTCACTGCGTTTCTGCTCTACGGATCCTCAAATGTCACTCTGAATCTGAGGAAAGTCCTTCCATCCAACTTAACAGGTGATagaggatttatttaaaaaaaaaatcaccatacAGTCTGTGTTAAAAACATGACACGTGCGCTTTCTTGTTGTCTAAATGTGTagaaaccatttttaaaaaactaaataattaaaaacaccaagaacttAGCTGAATGCTGCATGACCAAAGTAACCTTCATGTCAACTGTCATTTTATCTGtgtttgacagtttttcatGTTGTCTCATTCAGGGAGCATCGGTTCTCCATCGTGTGCAGATGGGGAGACACAGTGGACGGCGACAAAGGAGCAGATAGGAAAGGTGGAAAGTTTCCATAGAACAATGAAATTATGTTTTCTATTAGAGATCTCTGCCAAAACACTCGTTTGAAACATATTTGGAtcaaatttgatttgtttttgttttttaatataattttttaaccctgtaaagccctcCACAACAAAGAATTTACTGAATgttaatataattattattattattattattattattattattattattattattattcaagatgtttttaaacactttttgtgAAATCCACAGaacctctttttttgtgtgagtgAATGAAGATAGTATCAATTGTCATATGTTGGGGAGTTTGGTAAgattttgctcacaacaatgttaagtttaaaatgcaaaaatattgacatgtgTTCAGGAAAACAACGCCTTGTCTCAGATTTGATCCTCACATTTTTGTACATGGTGTAACTATAgtataaagaattaattatgAACAAATTTTGTATTCTTTCACTACAAAAAGCagccatttaaaaatgaatgacagCAGATGAGTTGCTGTCACtataaagtttagaaaattagCGAACATTGTGGAATGATCTATCATAGAAAAAGTTATATTCAATgcgtttttaaggaaagttttgaTTGTGCTATTGAGATATGGGTGTCAGAAATGTGTGCAAATGGTTAtatagggttaaaaaaaagtattttgtttggTTATAATATATTTTTCGCTGTGATTTTAAAATGAGCAATGGTTTAAattgataaactttttttcaattgtaaaaataaactgaacagaaacacctttaaaaaaaacaaaattagttttgaaggaaaattttttttttaatcaaatgtgtgATTTTTAAGTAAATATATTCAGTTATTTAAACTGACTTTTTCAGTTCAAATTTCAGAACAGGATCATTTCgtacttgttttcttttgtgtccCAGGCTGTAGTGCGAGTCCACCTGAGACTGAATCGAAGTCTGTCTTTGTGTTCTGAGAATGGAACAAACCCTGACTGCTGTTCAAGGCCGCTGTGTGTCCTGGAAACCCTCCAGGTGTCGGCTTGTGTTGGGGGCGCCCCTCAGGCATCGCTGCTGGTTCAGGCCGTCATACATGCCCAGCTGCTTCCTTCAAATGCTGGATCAGGTCATGAATAGATTTAGTATCATAATGTGGCATTTGGACAAAGCACTCACTGACTGAAACCTAAATTGTGTCACTTTAGATAACAAAACAGTCATTCCAAACCAAGTGTTTCAGCCATTGGGCTCGTGTCCCTGTGACCTGACCACGGGAGTATGTGATGTACGCTGCTGCTGTGACAAGGTCTGTACATGTGACATCAACACTTTTGACTTATGCTTTTGACTTACTTTTGACACTTAAGGTGTAAAAAAGCTGAAAAGTAAAATGCAAAATAGACTTTGACATACTAAGAATTGGTTGTCGTCATAAAAATGGGGGGGAATATTTTCTAAAGACagatttttgagatttcatttgttgcttcatttgtttttataaatgaatgcaCAAGAGACAGATGTAGGCTCTTGACACTTTCTGAAAAAACTAATGCTTTCCTGTTGTTATTCTGGGTTATCAGGACTGTTCCAGTGAAGATTTAAAGCTGTTTGGGTCCCACTGTCTGCCGGGGCCCTTTGGTGGACAGGTGTCTCCCACTCCAGAGTATCAGTGCTCGGCTCAATCCTCTGAAAACTCGCCTGACTGGTTTCCATTTTTATGTGTCAACTCTCCACCTGAAAACAACCCTTTCCTCGGCTTCTTTTACCACGGAAGCACAaagtgagaaagaaataaaattccCTCACAAAACCATTTATTCTGTCATATGTAGTGTCAtattttcatcacatttttgtcttttggttgTAATATCTCAAGGGAGTCAGTGCTTGGCCCATCCTTCCAAAAAGCTGTGTCTCCAGCTGTCGCATCAGCTAGTCCTTATGTTCAAGAAAGCCCACTTATCCAGTTAgatggacagttttttgttATACCTCAGGTAAGTTGTCTGTAAGTTTGTTTAGAACGATTGTCCTTTTAAACGATGGTTGATGTGGTTTGTTGGCAGAGCTTTAAAGCTCAACAGATGGGTTTTTGCTGCACAGGTCATCCTGGGGCGATGTGGAAGCAACACTCCCGTAGCATTTTTGAGAAATTTCAAAGTGGAATGTGTAACCCTGCTCCACTCTTGTCCAACGGGATTTCCGTTGCAGACACAATCGGCAGAACTGACCAGTCAAGTCATGGATGGGCAAGGCGGTGAGTTTTTTGTGTGCTAACCACCCTGTAGTTTTGCTTCAATGTTTTCTGAAACTTTTCTGTTGCTTCAGGAGTTGTTGAAGTGGATGTAGCTGAAGAAGTGGTCTCTGATGTAGGTCCATTTATCACCAAAAGCATCACAGTTCCTTCTGAAGGTATTTAGATGATAACATAGATGGACAATAATGCAGATTTTCAGTAAATTTATAATCAAGTTTGCTCATATTTTCTGAAGAAAAGATTCTGGTGTGTGAGAATGTGACCATATCGCTGGATTACAAGTTCTATTGGAAAGCAAATGGCCTCACAGGAATCGCACTGACACGCACCATTGGGACCATCATCTCAAATACAAGCGGTAAGTGCCGGTAATCCCCATGCAGAACTTTGTCCAGCAGGAGccaaaatatattatttaaatgaattagtgacacattttgttttgtgtttcaaaCAGTGGAGTTAAGAACGAGATAttctgctgtgtttttaaaCGGTAATTCTATGGCTGAGCCTGTGTCAGGGAACCCAGGTAAGGATGGAGATGAGGCTTTGTTCTTAAaaatgcactgtaaaaaaaactaaaggatgTTTTACTTGACAGGTTATCAGGTGGGGAGGCCTGTTATTGCTGGAATCATAGACAACGACACATCCTCAATGCAAAAAACCTACATTAATGTTTGGAAACCAGGTTACACTTTCATACAAATAATTACAACTCACTTTTAACCCAAAACTGAATGCATTTCACTCAACATTACAGAAGATTAACTGCTGTTCTCTGATCTGTCTGCCAGTTCATGATGGGCTCTGTTCCAGTGCTGAGAGGGAGGCAGTTCTGTTTGGGAAGAATTACACATCTGGATGCCTGCTGCCTGTTGTCACAAATAATCTGACTCAGTGTAATCTATTGAGGTCAGTATGGTGTCATGATTTATTTACAGAACATTTGTGAAAAAGATAAATATCTTTGTGTTTATCTGTGAAGTGAGAATTGTATTCTTTGAGTCATTGAGGTCCAAAAAGCTGGAGCTTTACTTTAGTCAAAAATAATTtctgattttaatgtttttgcccttttattctgtttaaaaaggtaggtcAATGTATTAGACCCATTCTAATAGTGTACTAGACTAAGTGCGTGACTCCATGGCCTTCTGTGACCTcggtttaatttttttcaattatgtGGTGCCAGTTCACAGACAAAAACATCTCAGAACACCATACAAAGAAAGCAAAcagactggaaaaaaataaatcaaatcagatAAGTCTGTTATAATTTAATCTAGTTTAATTTGAGTCAATTTATTCTAACTGTATCAAGATGAAGAACTTGGCTGAGGACATAAGGATCTAGCTTGGACTGCTCATAGAACATGAAGCAATAATGGAGATAAAATAAGATACCAGAAAGTGAAGATCTTCAGAGGTAAAATGGAAACAATGAGAGAAAAGCCAGTACTTACTTGAAGATTTTCAGAACACTAAAAGGCTGATAGTTTAACTgcagaagctaaaaaaaaagtcaaacgtgTACATTAATAGCAGAGCTGAGACAAATGAGTGCATCTAATGTTTCTGAATTTTAGAGAAACGGTCTTTAAGCTACAAGAAGGTTTGACTGCTGCTGCATACGTGGCAAAGCGTGGAAACCCAGATCTTTTTACCATGACAGATTGGCTGAACATTAGCTGTAAGTATATTGGGC
This genomic window contains:
- the tctn2 gene encoding tectonic-2 isoform X2, with the translated sequence MRCPTVFQPSFLTATGPSVTAFLLYGSSNVTLNLRKVLPSNLTGSIGSPSCADGETQWTATKEQIGKAVVRVHLRLNRSLSLCSENGTNPDCCSRPLCVLETLQVSACVGGAPQASLLVQAVIHAQLLPSNAGSDNKTVIPNQVFQPLGSCPCDLTTGVCDVRCCCDKDCSSEDLKLFGSHCLPGPFGGQVSPTPEYQCSAQSSENSPDWFPFLCVNSPPENNPFLGFFYHGSTKESVLGPSFQKAVSPAVASASPYVQESPLIQLDGQFFVIPQVILGRCGSNTPVAFLRNFKVECVTLLHSCPTGFPLQTQSAELTSQVMDGQGGVVEVDVAEEVVSDVGPFITKSITVPSEEKILVCENVTISLDYKFYWKANGLTGIALTRTIGTIISNTSVELRTRYSAVFLNGNSMAEPVSGNPGYQVGRPVIAGIIDNDTSSMQKTYINVWKPVHDGLCSSAEREAVLFGKNYTSGCLLPVVTNNLTQCNLLRETVFKLQEGLTAAAYVAKRGNPDLFTMTDWLNISLVSLNSSDAAEDTSSECRAVPSHVHVQVWTLVTGFVGSIPQREIFALQVSYGLSTWSLDCGGGNGSFCEESQLLSITSSVTFIDIPYNTGPPKSRFQINFTEYDCDRNDVCWPELAFPFTRYYTGEPYSLALAKGLILVFFFITASILGSPWRKIRQAWHSAAF
- the tctn2 gene encoding tectonic-2 isoform X1, which gives rise to MANVVNVLFSLSFLRLLGFVLLVVSVMHTQNASSVVFQPSFLTATGPSVTAFLLYGSSNVTLNLRKVLPSNLTGSIGSPSCADGETQWTATKEQIGKAVVRVHLRLNRSLSLCSENGTNPDCCSRPLCVLETLQVSACVGGAPQASLLVQAVIHAQLLPSNAGSDNKTVIPNQVFQPLGSCPCDLTTGVCDVRCCCDKDCSSEDLKLFGSHCLPGPFGGQVSPTPEYQCSAQSSENSPDWFPFLCVNSPPENNPFLGFFYHGSTKESVLGPSFQKAVSPAVASASPYVQESPLIQLDGQFFVIPQVILGRCGSNTPVAFLRNFKVECVTLLHSCPTGFPLQTQSAELTSQVMDGQGGVVEVDVAEEVVSDVGPFITKSITVPSEEKILVCENVTISLDYKFYWKANGLTGIALTRTIGTIISNTSVELRTRYSAVFLNGNSMAEPVSGNPGYQVGRPVIAGIIDNDTSSMQKTYINVWKPVHDGLCSSAEREAVLFGKNYTSGCLLPVVTNNLTQCNLLRETVFKLQEGLTAAAYVAKRGNPDLFTMTDWLNISLVSLNSSDAAEDTSSECRAVPSHVHVQVWTLVTGFVGSIPQREIFALQVSYGLSTWSLDCGGGNGSFCEESQLLSITSSVTFIDIPYNTGPPKSRFQINFTEYDCDRNDVCWPELAFPFTRYYTGEPYSLALAKGLILVFFFITASILGSPWRKIRQAWHSAAF